The genomic window GTTTTCGTACTTTTCTTGGTCATCAACCCCTCCTTCGTTAATGAAACAGTGATGATAACCAGTTACACACTTAATCTTACAGGCCCCCCACCGGGCCAGAATTGGTCCGAGGCTTGACCGCCTATTTCGGCTTTTACAATGAACAGCGGCCGCATCAGGCTCATGCGTACCGAACCCCGGCGGAAATCTATCACCACCCACATTCATGAAAACACGTAGGTATAGGCCATCTTATTTGTCTTCATTTCCTGTCTTGACATTGGAGTCCACTATACCCCGTGGCGTGCTGATAGGCACGAAGAATGGTTGTATCAAGCATGAGCCACTCCGTGTCGGCGTCCACCGCCAGGGTATTGAAAATCATTTGCCCAATCCCCGCTTTGGCCCACCTGGTGAACGCCAGACCAGGGGCCATACTCGCGAGGCAGGGAACGCCAAGGCGCCCCCGTCCGCCCGATCCACATTACCGCCTCGAGAAAGCGCCGATTGTCGCCCGTGCGGCCTATATCGCTGGCTTTGCCAGGCAGGGAATCTTTAATGCGATCCCACTGATCCTCTCGTAAGGCCTTTGCGTAATCCATGAGAACCTCCTTGTTGAGGAGATTCTCGCTCAAATTTCGCTAAATGTCGACAGGACCTAGTGAAGCGTTCACGGCGGTGCTCAAAGCGCATCACGTGATGATCAGCATGGACGGGCAAGGGGTGGGTCGATAATGTCGTTGTCGAACGACTGTGGGCAGCGTGAAGATATGAAGATGTGTAATTGATGGCGTATGAGACGCCAGCGGCACTGCGGGCTGGCTTGACGGCCTATTTCAGGTTCTATAATACTGAGCGGAGACATCAACGTTAAATCGACAGACACCCGATGCCGTGTATTTTGGAGCTGTACCCGTGGAGCAGGTCGCATGATGACACGCAGAAATTTCACTTGCCCAGCTGTCCAAAAATCGAGGTCCACTTCTGTCTTTGATGGCTATCACTAATTATGTGCAAGGCATGAGACCTAGGAATGTCTGCCCTTTCAGCCCGCAACTGGATAGGATATTCCTGGCTGTTCCAGGGAGACCCAAAGGGATACAATCCCTCTATTGAAGGATTTTTGCACTATAGGCCCTCCACTCCTGGTCACTGGCCGGGATCTGAGATTTCCGGATGTTCCCCAAGAAATTTCGTCAACTGATGGATCTCGCTTATCATAACATGCTGCGAGTGGGTCGATTTTTTTTGCAAAACCGAGCCGACCGAATCCAGTGAGTTCCCCACGCCGATTTGCTGATAGGGGTCAATTTGGAAAAGTATTTGACCGAAAATTTGTTGGTGAAAATGGACAGGGCTAGTATGCTGGCATCTTTGGAGGTGAGCGTGGCCCATATCGAGGAAACAATCACGGATCGAGTGCTTTATCTTTCAGCCGATTGTAAATTCGTCGATGGAAAACTGATGGCACTATTGAACCATCACGCAAGTGCCTATTGTCTCCCATCGTCTGAAGTTGGACCAATCAGGGGTTCGACGTGCCTTTTTCCGAGTGGTTGGTTGCCCATGGAAACTGGCCGTGGAAACCGCCTTGGAGTGCCGGGAGGAACATAGGGATATTTTTCAGTTTCCTATTTCCGTTGACTGAAGAGGCAGAATGAACGTTATCGTAATAGCAGGTGATTCCTAGGGAATCCTTTTATTTTATTGACGTGGGATGAATTGATAGATTTCGATATGAAACTTGTTATTGTGAATGCCCCAACCTATGAATATGCGTTGGGGAATCCTCAAAGAATCGGTGGTGCTGAACGTCAACAATGGCTGCTAGCGCAGGCCCTTGTGAAAGCGGGTTGGTCTGTCACGATTGGAGTGCGGGAGGGATTGCAGGCCCAAGAATGTGATGAAATTGAGGGTGTAAAGTTTGTCGGCATTGGCGCCGGTCAATTTTTATGGAGTTGCTATAGATTGCTTTGCTCCGAGAAACCGGACTGGTGGTATTGGAGAGCCGCCGATCATTTATGGGGACCTGCCGTTGAGATTGCGAAACTGGCGGGAGTACGGACCATATTTGCCGCGGCATTCGATACCGATGTGGAACCTTCCTGCGCCATGTTTCGCAGACGGAGATGGTGGCCGTTATTTGCCTGGGGTCTTTTTCGTGCCGATAAAATTTTCGTCCAACACCATGGTCAGTTGATCAGATTAGTGCCAGCATTTAAAAAAAAGGCTCATGTTGTTTCCAGCTGTGCGGGTGAACTTCTTCCTGGTCCACCGCATGCCGAACGTAAGGGGTATATTGCCTGGGTAGGAACGCTTCGCCGGCCAAAACGGGCAGATTTGTTGATTGAAATTGCGAAACAAATGCCCAAAGTACATTTTATTGTTTGCGGTGGGTCAAGCACATTTCAAGTATCTGAAGATTATGGAAAGAAAATTATTAATGTATTGAACGTCTTGCCAAATGTGACATATCTGGGAAAAGTGCCACCAATCAAGACCCAAAAAATTATTGCCGAGGCAAATCTTCTGCTATCGACTGCAGATGGAGAAGGGTTTCCGAATACCTTCCTTGAAGCGTGGGGAAGCGGGACTCCTGTGGTAAGTTTATCGATTGATCCTGATGCGGTGATTTGTCGATATGGGCTTGGGGTAGTAACGAACAAAATGGATCAAATGGTGATGGAAATTAAGAAGCTTATGGCCTCCCCACAGACTCGAGATGAAATGGGTGCCAAAGGAAGACAGCATATTCAAAAGTATCACAGTGAAGGTGCGGTCATACGAATGTTTGAATCAGCGATTGGATAGGTTTGCTTCTGATTCCGACAGGGCATGAAATGTAAGTGCTAGGATTTAATCTGACAGTCAGCGAGAGTCCTTTGAACCCGGGAGACTCGGAGAAAGGACGACTGAAGATGACCACGGAACAAAAGATCATCAAGACGAAAGTAGGGTTGTTAGAGCTGGGCAAGCAATTGGGCAACGTCTCGAAAGCCTGTCAGATGATAGGCTACAGTCGAGACAGCTTTTATCGGTTTAAAGAACTCTACGAGACCGGCGGCGAAGCTGCCTTGGAAGAGATTGCTCGACGGAAGCCGATTCTGAAGAATCGAGTGGCTCCTAAGGTTGAAGAAACCTTGGTGGTCTTCCCCCGAATTTACGGACACATCTAAAAAGTCGCATACTAGGCGAGGAGGTGTGTCATGGAGAAACGGAGAACGTACAGTCAGGAGTTTAAGCAGGAAGCGATCCAACTGACCCGGCAGGCGGGAGGAGCCATCACCCATGTGGCGAGGGATTTGGGCCTTAATGCAGCCATGTTGGGCCGGTGGTGTCGGGAGGCGAAGCAGCGAGGCTCGAAAGCCTTTCCCGGAACTGGGACGCCTCATGACCAAGAAGTGGCTCGTCTCAAACGCGAATTGGCCCTCGTCACCCGAGAGCGGGATTTTTTAA from Nitrospiraceae bacterium includes these protein-coding regions:
- a CDS encoding glycosyltransferase family 4 protein, translated to MKLVIVNAPTYEYALGNPQRIGGAERQQWLLAQALVKAGWSVTIGVREGLQAQECDEIEGVKFVGIGAGQFLWSCYRLLCSEKPDWWYWRAADHLWGPAVEIAKLAGVRTIFAAAFDTDVEPSCAMFRRRRWWPLFAWGLFRADKIFVQHHGQLIRLVPAFKKKAHVVSSCAGELLPGPPHAERKGYIAWVGTLRRPKRADLLIEIAKQMPKVHFIVCGGSSTFQVSEDYGKKIINVLNVLPNVTYLGKVPPIKTQKIIAEANLLLSTADGEGFPNTFLEAWGSGTPVVSLSIDPDAVICRYGLGVVTNKMDQMVMEIKKLMASPQTRDEMGAKGRQHIQKYHSEGAVIRMFESAIG
- a CDS encoding transposase, which produces MEKRRTYSQEFKQEAIQLTRQAGGAITHVARDLGLNAAMLGRWCREAKQRGSKAFPGTGTPHDQEVARLKRELALVTRERDFL